One Pseudochaenichthys georgianus chromosome 4, fPseGeo1.2, whole genome shotgun sequence DNA window includes the following coding sequences:
- the LOC117445756 gene encoding uncharacterized protein, producing the protein MKLEKHSNVDGLQWKCRRKKHRGKTTKKSVRSLSLFQRSKLSLFSWMKYIYRFSQGLQLRQIDMLQDGVAGSSRTLSKISLKLRKVCKSAIKRRERRGKQRLGGPNEFVMLDESNFYHKRKYGRGRFGPTWRRRKWVFGMLGIRGKRRRPILRLVKQRSRRHLIPLVTKYVRQGTTVITDMWRAYTTAIAESGFVHFSVNHSRSFVNPDTGAHTQNIERAWSTYKSQVWRLRGNRTVKTLKSHLALIEWTHWLANEHKDGPLGRLLHDIRHFRKF; encoded by the exons ATGAAACTGGAGAAACACTCAAACGTCGACGGACTGCAGTG GAAGTGCCGACGTAAAAAACACCGAGGGAAAACGACGAAGAAGTCAGTGAGGTCACTGTCCCTGTTTCAGAGgagcaaattgtccttgttcagCTGGATGAAATACATTTACAG ATTTTCCCAGGGACTGCAGCTAAGGCAAATTGACATGCTGCAGGATGGCGTGGCAGGAAGCAGTCGCACGCTGTCAAAAATTAGCCTGAAGTTGAGGAAGGTCTGCAAGAGTGCAATCAAGAGGAGAGAAAGGAGGGGAAAGCAGAGACTTGGAGGACCAAACGAATTTGTCATGCTGGACGAAAGCAACTTCTACCACAAAAGGAAG TATGGTAGGGGAAGATTCGGTCCTACgtggaggaggagaaaatgGGTCTTTGGAATGCTGGGCATCAGAGGAAAAAGGAGAAGACCTATCCTGAGGCTGGTGAAACAAAGATCACGGCGCCACTTAATTCCTCTGGTCACAAAATACGTTCGCCAAGGGACCACGGTGATAACGGACATGTGGAGGGCATACACCACTGCAATCGCAGAAAGTGGCTTTGTCCATTTCTCTGTGAACCACAGCCGGTCATTTGTGAACCCAGACACAGGAGCCCACACCCAAAACATTGAGCGGGCTTGGTCAACGTACAAGTCACAGGTCTGGAGACTGCGAGGAAACCGCACAGTGAAGACTCTGAAGAGTCATCTTGCTTTGATCGAGTGGACACATTGGCTGGCAAATGAACACAAAGATGGTCCCTTAGGCAGATTGCTGCATGACATACGCCACTTTCGCAAGTTCTGA
- the LOC117444995 gene encoding uncharacterized protein DDB_G0280579-like, with protein sequence MDSRRSKRKRMGPPKRLVSESAKDLADQSEEEPCSSHTVAKEMAVVHCSDGSDSDAFTGQQSTVKASTKDVSAAPTAIAALKHRKLENNALKIRIDALKDKVLYLESERDYLRIQLAEALALLKMASVKAPVISEGDQIGAGNSFSSSSSSSNSSSSSSSSSSSSSSDRGKKRKRKSKKKKNKKKRGKKAKKTKGKTAKRGKLATYTVSDLGSKEVELQ encoded by the exons ATGGACTCGAGGAGAAGCAAGCGAAAGAGGATGGGGCCCCCGAAGCGTTTAGTGTCAGAAT CGGCTAAAGATTTGGCTGATCAGTCTGAGGAAGAGCCATGCAGCTCCCACACTGTGGCAAAGGAAATGG CTGTAGTGCACTGCAGTGATGGGTCTGACTCGGATGCATTCACAGGACAGCAGTCTACTGTGAAAGCATCAACTAAAG ATGTTTCTGCAGCTCCCACAGCCATAGCAGCTCTGAAGCACAGAAAACTTGAAAACAATGCCTTAAAAATAAGGATAGATGCTTTAAAGGACAAAGTATTATATCTTGAAAGCGAAAGGGACTATCTGAGGATACAGCTGGCTGAGG CTTTGGCCCTTCTAAAAATGGCATCAGTTAAGGCGCCAGTTATTTCTGAAGGTGACCAAATAGGGGCAGGCAACTCCTTTTcatcctcctcgtcctcctccaatTCCTCcagttcctcctcctcctcctcctcatcctcttcgTCAGACAgagggaagaagaggaagaggaagagtaagaagaagaagaacaagaaaaaaagaggaaaaaaaGCGAAGAAGACAAAAGGAAAGACTGCAAAGAGAGGTAAGTTGGCCACCTACACAGTGTCTGACTTGGGAAGTAAGGAGGTAGAACTACAGTGA
- the LOC117445834 gene encoding homeodomain-interacting protein kinase 1-like isoform X2: MPDNFQVEEGAMLYSKSSAYEVQYLLGRGSFGEVAQCRKFATNENVAIKVIRSKHSIEDAKSEEDILKQMKLLNSHFFNIVVWNYSFQYKERYCIEFEKLDINLHEFLQKRSSMSLKLKEIRPIVQQLAIALDFLDVVDIVHGDLKPENIMMVDHVRQPLKVKLIDFGLAVNNSAQHTGETMQTLYYRSPEIVLGNEFNGAIDVWSLGCIAAEMLTGNVLFPGSDEYDMTPLEGRHFELVPRTICNLRDLIKKPDKLSDNPKVCDCEHQSFFDLLTKMLMVDAADRITPSQIQEHAFITMSDLSGDSKSCSHVKSCFSQSSDDEEDDDLEVASSSTAIPAGQTESGGLSSDEHTPFAGHTAEKKRKRDGGKTTKKTPLLKRKRDQAKPCSSSAKKRKTVNLNENLEDSVNKLLNKTVEVPSKKRKRADEETCPEERSGCKRRVNFSP; the protein is encoded by the exons ATGCCTGACAACTTTCAGGTTGAGGAAGGAGCGATGCTATACTCCAAATCCTCAGCCTACGAAGTGCAGTATTTACTGGGGAGAGGCAGCTTTGGAGAGGTGGCCCAGTGCAGGAAGTTTGCCACCAACGAAAATGTGGCTATAAAAGTCATCAGAAGCAAGCATAGCATTGAGGATGCAAAGAGTGAG GAGGATATCCTTAAACAAATGAAATTGTTAAACTCCCACTTCTTTAACATCGTGGTATGGAACTACTCCTTCCAATACAAGGAGCGTTACTGTATCGAATTTGAGAAGCTAGACATCAACCTGCATGAATTCCTTCAGAAGAGAAGCTCTATGTCTCTGAAGTTAAAGGAGATCCGGCCCATTGTGCaacag TTGGCTATTGCTCTGGATTTCTTGGATGTGGTTGATATCGTACATGGTGATCTaaagccagaaaacataatgaTGGTGGACCATGTTCGGCAGCCACTCAAGGTCAAATTAATTGACTTTGGCCTGGCCGTAAACAACTCTGCTCAGCATACGGGGGAGACCATGCAGACCCTATATTACAG ATCTCCAGAGATCGTGCTGGGAAATGAGTTCAATGGAGCCATTGACGTGTGGTCTCTTGGCTGCATTGCTGCGGAAATGTTGACCGGCAATGTGCTGTTCCCCGGGAGTGACGAATATGACATG ACCCCACTTGAAGGGAGACATTTCGAATTAGTCCCGCGGACGATTTGCAACCTGAGAGATCTCATCAAG AAGCCTGATAAACTCTCAGACAACCCCAAAGTGTGTGACTGTGAACACCAGAGTTTTTTCGATTTGTTGACAAAGATGCTGATGGTGGATGCGGCTGATAGGATCACACCTAGCCAAATCCAAGAGCATGCATTCATCACCATGAGTGACCTTTCTGGCGACTCAAAAAGCTGCTCCCA TGTTAAATCATGCTTTAGTCAGAGTTCTGATGATGAGGAGGATGACGACCTTGAGGTGGCCTCCAGCAGCACTGCCATCCCAGCCGGCCAAACTGAAAGTGGTGGACTGAGCAGCGATGAACATACCCCTTTTGCTGGACACACAGCTGAGAAGAAGAGGAAAAGGGATGGTGGAAAAACCACAAAGAAGACTCCGCTGCTCAAAAGAAAGAGGGATCAAGCAAAGCCGTGCTCTTCCTCAGCAAAAAAGAGGAAGACTGTGAACCTCAATGAGAACCTGGAGGACAGCGTCAACA AACTACTGAACAAAACAGTAGAGGTCCCCTCTAAAAAGAGGAAGAGGGCAGATGAGGAGACCTGTCCAGAAGAGAGGTCTGGATGCAAAAGAAGagtgaacttctcaccttaa
- the LOC117445834 gene encoding homeodomain-interacting protein kinase 1-like isoform X3, with amino-acid sequence MPDNFQVEEGAMLYSKSSAYEVQYLLGRGSFGEVAQCRKFATNENVAIKVIRSKHSIEDAKSEEDILKQMKLLNSHFFNIVVWNYSFQYKERYCIEFEKLDINLHEFLQKRSSMSLKLKEIRPIVQQLAIALDFLDVVDIVHGDLKPENIMMVDHVRQPLKVKLIDFGLAVNNSAQHTGETMQTLYYRSPEIVLGNEFNGAIDVWSLGCIAAEMLTGNVLFPGSDEYDMTPLEGRHFELVPRTICNLRDLIKMLMVDAADRITPSQIQEHAFITMSDLSGDSKSCSHVKSCFSQSSDDEEDDDLEVASSSTAIPAGQTESGGLSSDEHTPFAGHTAEKKRKRDGGKTTKKTPLLKRKRDQAKPCSSSAKKRKTVNLNENLEDSVNKLLNKTVEVPSKKRKRADEETCPEERSGCKRRVNFSP; translated from the exons ATGCCTGACAACTTTCAGGTTGAGGAAGGAGCGATGCTATACTCCAAATCCTCAGCCTACGAAGTGCAGTATTTACTGGGGAGAGGCAGCTTTGGAGAGGTGGCCCAGTGCAGGAAGTTTGCCACCAACGAAAATGTGGCTATAAAAGTCATCAGAAGCAAGCATAGCATTGAGGATGCAAAGAGTGAG GAGGATATCCTTAAACAAATGAAATTGTTAAACTCCCACTTCTTTAACATCGTGGTATGGAACTACTCCTTCCAATACAAGGAGCGTTACTGTATCGAATTTGAGAAGCTAGACATCAACCTGCATGAATTCCTTCAGAAGAGAAGCTCTATGTCTCTGAAGTTAAAGGAGATCCGGCCCATTGTGCaacag TTGGCTATTGCTCTGGATTTCTTGGATGTGGTTGATATCGTACATGGTGATCTaaagccagaaaacataatgaTGGTGGACCATGTTCGGCAGCCACTCAAGGTCAAATTAATTGACTTTGGCCTGGCCGTAAACAACTCTGCTCAGCATACGGGGGAGACCATGCAGACCCTATATTACAG ATCTCCAGAGATCGTGCTGGGAAATGAGTTCAATGGAGCCATTGACGTGTGGTCTCTTGGCTGCATTGCTGCGGAAATGTTGACCGGCAATGTGCTGTTCCCCGGGAGTGACGAATATGACATG ACCCCACTTGAAGGGAGACATTTCGAATTAGTCCCGCGGACGATTTGCAACCTGAGAGATCTCATCAAG ATGCTGATGGTGGATGCGGCTGATAGGATCACACCTAGCCAAATCCAAGAGCATGCATTCATCACCATGAGTGACCTTTCTGGCGACTCAAAAAGCTGCTCCCA TGTTAAATCATGCTTTAGTCAGAGTTCTGATGATGAGGAGGATGACGACCTTGAGGTGGCCTCCAGCAGCACTGCCATCCCAGCCGGCCAAACTGAAAGTGGTGGACTGAGCAGCGATGAACATACCCCTTTTGCTGGACACACAGCTGAGAAGAAGAGGAAAAGGGATGGTGGAAAAACCACAAAGAAGACTCCGCTGCTCAAAAGAAAGAGGGATCAAGCAAAGCCGTGCTCTTCCTCAGCAAAAAAGAGGAAGACTGTGAACCTCAATGAGAACCTGGAGGACAGCGTCAACA AACTACTGAACAAAACAGTAGAGGTCCCCTCTAAAAAGAGGAAGAGGGCAGATGAGGAGACCTGTCCAGAAGAGAGGTCTGGATGCAAAAGAAGagtgaacttctcaccttaa
- the LOC117445834 gene encoding homeodomain-interacting protein kinase 1-like isoform X1 — protein sequence MPDNFQVEEGAMLYSKSSAYEVQYLLGRGSFGEVAQCRKFATNENVAIKVIRSKHSIEDAKSEEDILKQMKLLNSHFFNIVVWNYSFQYKERYCIEFEKLDINLHEFLQKRSSMSLKLKEIRPIVQQLAIALDFLDVVDIVHGDLKPENIMMVDHVRQPLKVKLIDFGLAVNNSAQHTGETMQTLYYRSPEIVLGNEFNGAIDVWSLGCIAAEMLTGNVLFPGSDEYDMLRHIILGIGEPPRHLLNAGMFTNIFFCATMREEEPPVWRFKTPLEGRHFELVPRTICNLRDLIKMLMVDAADRITPSQIQEHAFITMSDLSGDSKSCSHVKSCFSQSSDDEEDDDLEVASSSTAIPAGQTESGGLSSDEHTPFAGHTAEKKRKRDGGKTTKKTPLLKRKRDQAKPCSSSAKKRKTVNLNENLEDSVNKLLNKTVEVPSKKRKRADEETCPEERSGCKRRVNFSP from the exons ATGCCTGACAACTTTCAGGTTGAGGAAGGAGCGATGCTATACTCCAAATCCTCAGCCTACGAAGTGCAGTATTTACTGGGGAGAGGCAGCTTTGGAGAGGTGGCCCAGTGCAGGAAGTTTGCCACCAACGAAAATGTGGCTATAAAAGTCATCAGAAGCAAGCATAGCATTGAGGATGCAAAGAGTGAG GAGGATATCCTTAAACAAATGAAATTGTTAAACTCCCACTTCTTTAACATCGTGGTATGGAACTACTCCTTCCAATACAAGGAGCGTTACTGTATCGAATTTGAGAAGCTAGACATCAACCTGCATGAATTCCTTCAGAAGAGAAGCTCTATGTCTCTGAAGTTAAAGGAGATCCGGCCCATTGTGCaacag TTGGCTATTGCTCTGGATTTCTTGGATGTGGTTGATATCGTACATGGTGATCTaaagccagaaaacataatgaTGGTGGACCATGTTCGGCAGCCACTCAAGGTCAAATTAATTGACTTTGGCCTGGCCGTAAACAACTCTGCTCAGCATACGGGGGAGACCATGCAGACCCTATATTACAG ATCTCCAGAGATCGTGCTGGGAAATGAGTTCAATGGAGCCATTGACGTGTGGTCTCTTGGCTGCATTGCTGCGGAAATGTTGACCGGCAATGTGCTGTTCCCCGGGAGTGACGAATATGACATG CTGAGGCACATCATACTTGGTATTGGTGAGCCACCAAGACATCTACTCAATGCTGGaatgttcacaaacatttttttCTGTGCAACAATGAGAGAAGAGGAACCCCCAGTGTGGAGATTTAAA ACCCCACTTGAAGGGAGACATTTCGAATTAGTCCCGCGGACGATTTGCAACCTGAGAGATCTCATCAAG ATGCTGATGGTGGATGCGGCTGATAGGATCACACCTAGCCAAATCCAAGAGCATGCATTCATCACCATGAGTGACCTTTCTGGCGACTCAAAAAGCTGCTCCCA TGTTAAATCATGCTTTAGTCAGAGTTCTGATGATGAGGAGGATGACGACCTTGAGGTGGCCTCCAGCAGCACTGCCATCCCAGCCGGCCAAACTGAAAGTGGTGGACTGAGCAGCGATGAACATACCCCTTTTGCTGGACACACAGCTGAGAAGAAGAGGAAAAGGGATGGTGGAAAAACCACAAAGAAGACTCCGCTGCTCAAAAGAAAGAGGGATCAAGCAAAGCCGTGCTCTTCCTCAGCAAAAAAGAGGAAGACTGTGAACCTCAATGAGAACCTGGAGGACAGCGTCAACA AACTACTGAACAAAACAGTAGAGGTCCCCTCTAAAAAGAGGAAGAGGGCAGATGAGGAGACCTGTCCAGAAGAGAGGTCTGGATGCAAAAGAAGagtgaacttctcaccttaa
- the LOC117445834 gene encoding homeodomain-interacting protein kinase 1-like isoform X4, producing the protein MPDNFQVEEGAMLYSKSSAYEVQYLLGRGSFGEVAQCRKFATNENVAIKVIRSKHSIEDAKSEEDILKQMKLLNSHFFNIVVWNYSFQYKERYCIEFEKLDINLHEFLQKRSSMSLKLKEIRPIVQQLAIALDFLDVVDIVHGDLKPENIMMVDHVRQPLKVKLIDFGLAVNNSAQHTGETMQTLYYRSPEIVLGNEFNGAIDVWSLGCIAAEMLTGNVLFPGSDEYDMLRHIILGIGEPPRHLLNAGMFTNIFFCATMREEEPPVWRFKTPLEGRHFELVPRTICNLRDLIKKPDKLSDNPKVCDCEHQSFFDLLTKMLMVDAADRITPSQIQEHAFITMSDLSGDSKSCSHVKSCFSQSSDDEEDDDLEVASSSTAIPAGQTESGGLSSDEHTPFAGHTAEKKRKRDGGKTTKKTPLLKRKRDQAKPCSSSAKKRKTVNLNENLEDSVNKLLNKTVEVPSKKRKRADEETCPEERSGCKRRVNFSP; encoded by the exons ATGCCTGACAACTTTCAGGTTGAGGAAGGAGCGATGCTATACTCCAAATCCTCAGCCTACGAAGTGCAGTATTTACTGGGGAGAGGCAGCTTTGGAGAGGTGGCCCAGTGCAGGAAGTTTGCCACCAACGAAAATGTGGCTATAAAAGTCATCAGAAGCAAGCATAGCATTGAGGATGCAAAGAGTGAG GAGGATATCCTTAAACAAATGAAATTGTTAAACTCCCACTTCTTTAACATCGTGGTATGGAACTACTCCTTCCAATACAAGGAGCGTTACTGTATCGAATTTGAGAAGCTAGACATCAACCTGCATGAATTCCTTCAGAAGAGAAGCTCTATGTCTCTGAAGTTAAAGGAGATCCGGCCCATTGTGCaacag TTGGCTATTGCTCTGGATTTCTTGGATGTGGTTGATATCGTACATGGTGATCTaaagccagaaaacataatgaTGGTGGACCATGTTCGGCAGCCACTCAAGGTCAAATTAATTGACTTTGGCCTGGCCGTAAACAACTCTGCTCAGCATACGGGGGAGACCATGCAGACCCTATATTACAG ATCTCCAGAGATCGTGCTGGGAAATGAGTTCAATGGAGCCATTGACGTGTGGTCTCTTGGCTGCATTGCTGCGGAAATGTTGACCGGCAATGTGCTGTTCCCCGGGAGTGACGAATATGACATG CTGAGGCACATCATACTTGGTATTGGTGAGCCACCAAGACATCTACTCAATGCTGGaatgttcacaaacatttttttCTGTGCAACAATGAGAGAAGAGGAACCCCCAGTGTGGAGATTTAAA ACCCCACTTGAAGGGAGACATTTCGAATTAGTCCCGCGGACGATTTGCAACCTGAGAGATCTCATCAAG AAGCCTGATAAACTCTCAGACAACCCCAAAGTGTGTGACTGTGAACACCAGAGTTTTTTCGATTTGTTGACAAAGATGCTGATGGTGGATGCGGCTGATAGGATCACACCTAGCCAAATCCAAGAGCATGCATTCATCACCATGAGTGACCTTTCTGGCGACTCAAAAAGCTGCTCCCA TGTTAAATCATGCTTTAGTCAGAGTTCTGATGATGAGGAGGATGACGACCTTGAGGTGGCCTCCAGCAGCACTGCCATCCCAGCCGGCCAAACTGAAAGTGGTGGACTGAGCAGCGATGAACATACCCCTTTTGCTGGACACACAGCTGAGAAGAAGAGGAAAAGGGATGGTGGAAAAACCACAAAGAAGACTCCGCTGCTCAAAAGAAAGAGGGATCAAGCAAAGCCGTGCTCTTCCTCAGCAAAAAAGAGGAAGACTGTGAACCTCAATGAGAACCTGGAGGACAGCGTCAACA AACTACTGAACAAAACAGTAGAGGTCCCCTCTAAAAAGAGGAAGAGGGCAGATGAGGAGACCTGTCCAGAAGAGAGGTCTGGATGCAAAAGAAGagtgaacttctcaccttaa